A window of Bombus huntii isolate Logan2020A chromosome 12, iyBomHunt1.1, whole genome shotgun sequence genomic DNA:
AGCACATTATGATACTGTATCTGTCTTGAGTAAAGTATACCTTGAAGGAAGGGAAGAACGCGAACAGCAAAtgtcaaataaaattaaaatagaagcTATGAAAATGTGCCGTGTTATGAAAGTGTTACAGGAATATATAAATGAATGTGATACGACATTTCCAGGAGAACGAAAAATATTGCCATTACATAGGTactaatatttgtatttatttgtaaaaatgatgaattttctaaaataacaataatattctattttatttgattaCAGAGCAGTTCGTGGGAAACACCTATCTCTTATCATTCGTTTTGCGAATCCTGGTCGTAATGTGGATGATATAGAGATATTTACACATAGCAACGACACTTTGGGGTCATTAAGGCGACAAATATTACGCAGAATTAAGGCAAATGGATCAAATGTAAAACTTGACTTATTTCTTAATGGAGAACCTTTGGAGTCAACAGATGACAGGAAATTACTTTCTCAAACTCCATTGAGGGATAAGATggtatatattaatatctattttttgtaaaacatAGTAATGTCAGagtaattaaagaataaaatttttttcatataGCTGTTGTCTGCAAAACTAAGTCAAGTAAACAGCAACTTACCGAGTTCGCCAGATAGTAGCTCAGATAGTTCTACCAGTTCTCCACACCATCCATATGATGGGCCAGATGCAGAAGCAGAAAATAGTTTACCCGGAGTGGTATGTTAATTTGCGTTcacatataaaaaaaaaagatttttatacAATACATTATAAGTGCAATATTATTTCTAGATGTTTATCTTATaacttgaaaatttaaaagtttCCTGTTTTTGTTATAGGTCATATCGCAAAGATCGCAGTATGCTACATTCTTCTTTCAGTTAGCAGATCTTGGATGTAGTCTTCAACATGCGCAATTACGCGATGGTGCAAGGAACCTTTTACAATTGGTGCCACCAGATACACTTACTGTATCACGATTGCAGTCGTTATTCGGTCATTGCAAAGAAGACGACAATTTAGATAATGCTCTTTGTAATGAACAAAATACTACAGtagattctttattttttactgCAAGTTCTAGCCAAGTTTTATACAATTTAGaggtaaagtttttgtaacaTTTATATGTGTTTTTATTATGTATACCTCTCGggtaatttgtaataaattatttgtatttcagGTTTTATATAGTTTATTAATGCCAGTTTTAGATCCAATGTCAGAAAGAGCGTTTGAGTTTCAGTGCAACTTTATAAAAAGTGGCGAAGCTGGTGTTATTCTTGAAATGTtaactaaaaataaatttctaccAAATGCAGACGAAACTACTAAACGAGCAGCGTATTTAACGGTGTTAAAATTATGTAAACTCTTATTAACGACAGTGGGTAATGTGATGGCCTGTGTAATGGATGAAGTGCAGCAAGCTGGTATTTCGGAAAACCATGATAATCATGTTCACAACAATCGAGGCCCAGTAGCGGTTTTGAAACAAGCCTTACAAAGTGTACCTAATCAGAATACTGAGTATATGTTGAGAAGCGTAGCAACGAACTTGGCGCAGCATTTAGCGCTTCGAATGTTATGTGGAGCAGCGGAATCTGACAAATGTCGGCAACTTTTTATGCAAGCCCTTTCCTGGGAGCTACCAGACGTAGCTACTATTCGTGCCATAATTAGGCTAGCATGGGCAGCATCGACaggtaatttaaataatataaatgctTCTGCTGAGATGCTCCATACACTTcacgaaataaatgaaaaggAAACGTCAAATAATCCTGACAATAACGATGTGTTAGTATGTAAAGAAGCATTAGAAGTTCTGACAATCGCTTTGGTACTGAATCCAACTGCGTTAGAATCATTATCAAGAGATAAAATGTGGCATACGTTTTTGATAGATCTTGTTCTCTTGAGTACATCGAGAGTGGTTAGAATGGCTGCGGCTGAACAGTTTTTTCTTATATCAACGTGGTACAGTAGTGGTCATCAGCCATTACTTTTTGCAATAACGCTACTTTTCACTGTTTTAAACACTACGGTTATGGAGCATGCAAAACAGAGTCATGAGTATTTTCAGCTTTTATGTAGGCTGCTAAACTTTGCACACATGTCAGGATGTCCTCTTCTGACTGCTGAAACATTATTGAACATCGAAATAGCATGGTTAAAGAAAGTACGAGACAATGTTAAAGAAACTGGAGAAAGTCAAGTCGATGAAGCTGTCCTTGAAGGTCATCTTGGTCTTACTAAAGAATTACTAGCTTTTCTACCTCCGAGTAAAAAGTTTGAACTTGGCTCTGATGAAAAACACGGCGTAAATTTGATCAAGGAATTAGTCGAAGATTTTGTATTTCCTGCATCGCGTCTTATGCTGCAACTGCGTAGCACTGGAGAGCTAAGTGCTTCGCAAGCGAGCCCAGTATGCACGACTCCTCAATCGACTAGCGCAGCATTTGATTTACTTGTAGGTCTTTGTGTAGGCTGTGTACCTAACATGAAACTTCTAGTCACAATGCTCACTGATATGTTCTACTCTGAGAGAGATGAACCGCTAGTAGAATGGGATTATTTACCACCAGTCGGGCTTAGGCCACTGAAAGGCTTTGTAGGTTTAAAGAACGCTGGTGCAACTTGTTACATGAACTCAGTATTACAACAATTGTACATGGTTGAAAGTATAAGAGTCGGACTTTTGGCTGCGGAAGGTGCAGCGACAGATTTGAACGAAGATTTTTCTGGAGAAGAAAGAATTGAAGGAGAACAAACGATAGAAGCAAACGATAATGATAcaaatgaagaaaaatgtgGAGCAGACGAATCTCGAAAGGAATATAATATTGGTATTTTAAAGCAAGTTCAAGCAATCTTTGGTCATCTAGCATATAGcaaattacaatattatataccTAGAGGTCTTTGGAAACATTTTAAGTAAGTTTACATTTACAttgtaaatattgttaaatgtACAATTGTCCAAGTGTAATTATCATCTTCATGTCATTATTgatgtttttattaatattattttcagacTTCAAGGTGAGCCTGTAAATCTTAGAGAACAACAAGATgcagtagaattttttatgaGTTTAGTGGAAAGCTTAGATGAGGCACTGAAAGCCTTAGGACATGAACAGATAATGAGCAAGATTCTTGGTGGTTCATATAGTGACCAGAAAATCTGCAAAGGTTGCCCTCATAGGTACCTTCTTAATTCTTAAATTTTGCTTTTTTCGGTAAACTGTAATACCGCATTACATTATCTTCAGATATTCCAAGGAGGAGCCGTTTAGTTTGATAAGCGTGGATATTAGGAATCATAGTAATTTACTGGACTCTCTTGAACAATATGTGAAAGGAGAATTATTGGAAGGTGCAGATGCTTATCATTGCGacaaatgtaataaaaaggTATAAACTTCATATATTTGTAAAGCACTTACGCATAATTCACGACTTTTATTACATATTCtattaacaaattatatttttaggTCGTAACAGTAAAACGATTATGTGTAAAGAAGTTGCCACCTGTTTTAGCGATACAATTAAAAAGATTTGAATATGATTACGAAAGAGTTTGtgctataaaatttaatgattATTTTGAATTTCCAAGAGATTTGGATATGGAACCTTATACTGTTTCTGGGCTTGCTAAACTGGAGGGAGAAGTTATAGACTGTGATTACGAGGAATCGGTGAAAGGGACTTGTACTAAATATCAATTAACTGGCATCGTAGTACATAGTGGCCAGGCTAGTGGTGGTCATTATTATTCGTATATCCTACATAggtattgaaatatttatgtgtCCACacattaatatttacataatggTTTAACAcatatttgtttattattgCATTTTGTATTAGACAAAATGATGGCGTTGCAAAATGGTATAAGTTCGACGATGGCGATGTTACGGAATGTAAAAtggaggaagaggaagaaatgAAGTCGCAATGTTTTGGTGGTGATTATTTGGGAGAAGTATTTGATCATATGCTTAAAAGAATGAGTTACCGAAAACAAAAACGATGGTGGAATGCCtatatgttattttataccAGATTAGATGTAGAAGAAAATTCTTTAATGAAAAGTGTTAATGAATTATCCTTGTGTAAGTACTGCTTGAAATTCTTGTTTGttaaaaagttatatttacttactataaaaatgttataacttttAGATACGAAACTAGGAGTTATGAAAATGCCCCCAGCTATCGAATATAGTGTCAGAAAACAGAATATCAAGTTCATGCATAATCGAAACCAGTTTAGCgcagaatattttcaatttattaaaaaacttGTATCTTGTAATCCCCATAACATCAATAGACaaaatatgaatgaaaaaCTTGTAAGTCGATTtagcaaataatttttttcaacGTTTGTATCAAACATataatctttaaaaattatatttgtagaaTCCAGAGCAGGAAGAACTTGCAATGCTATCCGTGCAATTAGCGTCGAGATTCCTGTTTTACACAGGTTTTCATACTAAGAAAACTTTACGCGGTAACGCAACGGATTGGTATGACATCGTTTGTCATCATTTACGTAGTAGCAAAACAGTGCGATCCTGGTTTGCTCATAATGTCCTATTTAATCATCCACATAGGTATTGGGTTTTCTTGAGTATACATGTATCAATATAAGAGAATTTATTGtttaacaaaatgaatttattgTCTTTAGATTTTGCGAATATCTTTTGAGCTGTCCTAGTACAGAAGTTCGAACGGCATTTCTCAAAATTTTGGTATTTCTCGCACACATTTCCTTACTGGATGGCCCATGCGTGCCGCCTAGTTTAAACGCACCAAGTAAGACTTTTAGTTATATTTATCATTCTTTCAAACAGATTAATAAgatataatttgaaatatttgttcatAAATCTTTATTTCCAGCTATACTTTTAGATCCAACAGCAACACTCAGTGATCATTTATTGCATGCAGTACTTTCTTTACTTCACCGTGAAATCTCAGATCATGGTCGTCATTTACCACATTATTTCTCTCTGTTTCACACATATGCATCGCTTGGTCTAGCTGAAAAAGCCCAATTGCTTAAGGTAACTTATACATTGTTTTTCTCATGTAAAATCATTTAATAAGATTATGCCATTTATAATTGTTTTTTATCGTAGTTAAATGTGCCGGTTACGTTTATGTTGGTTGCTATCGACGAAGGACCCGGACCTACGATAAAATATCAGTATCCTGAATTAACTAAATTGCATCAGGTAGTTAGTATGTTGATACGCTGTTGCGACGTGTCATCGAAAGCACACTCGAGTCTTGCACAGTCAGGTGTAGCACCTTTACCAAACCCATATGGTGACCCGGCATgtcaaaatgaatatttgatGCCTATTCAGCCGCAGGCAGCAGATATTCTCTTTGTTAAGAACAGGTAGgtatttcttaaataaaatgcgtttaaaatatagataaaagGTAAATATGTaaagtataaagtatattgGTACAAACTGCAATTTTTGTCATCTagttatatgaaaaaattgatcGAAGATGCAGACGTTAACGTTACTGAAGATACAGTGAAATTATTGCAATATTGTTGTTGGGAGAATCCTCACGTGTCACGAACCGTTCTCAGTGAATTATTATGGCAGATTGGATTTTCTTTCGCACATGAAATAAAACATCATACTGACCTATTACTTGCTGTACTTCTTATGGAGGACTCGTGGCAAACTCATCGTGTTCACAATGCTCTGAAAGGTACAACTGTTGCAGGTATAAGTTTTTAATTTAAGAGGCATTAAAACATGAGATCGTAAAATGTAATTGTCATTAGGTGTACCAGATGAAAGAGAAGGTTTATTCGAGATAATACAAAGAAGTAAACATCATTATCAGAAAAGAGGTTATCAATGCATTAAATGCATGGTGCAGCTCTTCAGTAAGTGTCGACCTGCACATCAGCTCCTGCATCATAGTTCCGAATTGAAGAGGAAGTGGATACACGCTACCGACTGGCTTCACGAAGAACTCGATAAAGTATTGAACAATAATAATAGCTGATTATGAAGTTACAAGAAGAGATTcatatattaaacaatatcGATTTTATTTTCAGAGACCGTATGCTTCTGCGGCACCATATACTCATGCGTATAGTAATTGGTCTCCACCAGCTCAATCCAATGACTCTGCGAATGGTTATGTTTTGGAGCGTAGTAATAGCGCGAAGAAGACATTAGAAAGAGCATGCGAACTTTGTCCGGATGAAGAACAGGAGGTAGAGGATGCAAGCGAAGATTGCACTGAGGAGACAGAGAAGTACCAACCACAGAATAGAGACATATTGCGATCGAGACGTAGTTTAGTATGGGGATGTATAGGGTAAGATTCAAAAACAgcaattttattcaatttcatttatcaTTATACAGTCCTTATTTAAAACATAAATCATTATTGCTTCTCTCTTCAGTTATCCTGACGTCACTGTAATGCAACAAATGCAAGAGGAACAACAATCTCAGCCTAGACCATCTCCAGTTCATACTCCCCTTTGGTCCCAATCCCCGGTTATACTCACACCACCAGCTCATCAGTTACATAGTCCACAGAACTGTGAGTCGTCACAAAATACCAGCCAGGATCCATAATGAACGCTACATATTGACGTTCTACCAAGTTGCTGCCTCGGTGAAACTGTTTCAAGATATTTAGACATTACTGCGCCAGCAGCTTGGTGCCGAACGATAGAGGCACCTGTACAGATATAACTCGCAGATTTGTTCTTATTTGCTGGTATTCACGAACTTGCATTTGCAACCTGAGTTTTATTGTGGGCAGTTACTTTCATGAATGATATGATGTGGCATAGCTATCTGCACTAttgagaaaaaaagaacgatgTTAGAAACAGCAGGCGATTATTAAATAAGTAAGAACAGAATTTCTACGTATTAGTTGAGGCAACGAGAATTctcatcgtaattttttcttacTCCTAACGTTCGTGCATTCCTCATTTTTTGCAtctatataataatttgtgCTTTTGAATTTCGATAAAAGGAAGGTTGTTTTGGTAGAAAGAAATCTTCTGAAGAGAAATTGATacgaagaggaaaaaagaacaatTTAGATAAGAATTACACTTGCCTCGATTAATGCATACGAATTCAAGTGTAGGAATACGATAAGATTGTATAAATGTATAGCGAATAGTGTTATGGAATCCCGTCTCTGCCGAATAGAAAAGAaaggtataaaaaaaaaagaacctAACTTTCCGTATGTCTATGTAAATTTGTTACtaataaaaagttaaaaaatgaaactttctAACGATCGAAGGATAAGGCTAAAAAATACAGTAGTTTCCGATTTAATTGAAAAGAGAGCAGAGTTAACAAGtcaagagaaaagaaaaattacacaTCTATCGATATTTCACTATTTTAGTCTTTCAAGACGAAGTAAACGAAAAAATTTCCTTGTACTTAATCTCGAGTatcaaaaaaagaagaaaagaaaaaaaatataaaaaaaaggaaaaaagaaagaaaaataaagagagagaagCCACTCCTCTGATGCAGACGTTTGTGCTGTATGAGAATCTAAACATACACCAATAAGATGCCTCCCATTGTGCTTTCTTTCAGTTCATCAAATTTGAGAAGAAGAGTTGTGTCTTTGATATCATGCGACTCCATTTTGTATCTTAGATAGTTATTTAAGAATCGAGTTGTTGCTTCAAATTTTCATTGCTTATATTTTTGTCTGTTATGTTTTTTCGGctatttatgagaaattaacgaaaaagAACTTGATCGAATGAAATTTAAGTGGACGGTGCAGTTGACCGCCTAAAAAGTTATTCGGATAAGAAACGACAGTTATGACGGGATGTTTCTACTTTAAATAGTAAAGATGGATattaaaaaagagagaaaaagaaggaggcAAAATGGATGGATCAGTTTGTGTTTATTATAACGAGTCGCAGTGCCgcgaggaagaaaaataagcCTTGTTCGAAGTccaaatttttacaaaatgaaaaacaaataaaaaaaaggaaaaagaaaaaaagaaggaattGAAGAAAGCGTGACGGTAGCGACACAAAAAGGGtatgaaacaaatataaagaaaaaacactAATTTGTATCGTTCTAAGGTACGATCCATCGTTAAGAATAAAGAGCTGTGGTCTTTTCGCAGTATTATAAATCGATTCTTAGTTTTCAGTCGACAAGAAAAAGGACAGATGTGTTAGATGTTATACTGCTTGTATACTGTTCGGCATTTTATCGGGCATACAACGGATAAACGACGAAACATGGGAGAATAAACGATGACTGCGATCCTTTAACGTATGAACTGGCCATAGCTCTGACttattaaataacatgtgttatatagatattatataaataatactaaagaggaggagaaaaagagaaaataaagtCACGTGTAATGAGGATATAAAGCAAGCCGTGTGTATACATAGGAATTCGTGCGATGAGAAAATCAACGACTATGTCAAGACACCAGGAAATAACGACATATTGATTATACTGTTCGTATTTATCAAATATCTACGTTAAACAGTGTACCAAATTATATAATAGCTACTATcggttaaaaataataataatggtaCCTAATCTTACTCagaatatgtacatatgcaacTGCTTTTTATAtgtgataaaaattattatattcctATTATACATTGAGGTTAGTATGCTATTGTAAATCCTGGTTTTTTGTACACAGACTGTATACTAAGTTCAATTTTTTTGTTAACGGAGAGAATGTAgtctataattatttaatatttaattgtatcGCTGAAAGAATAAGCGTAACACGTCTTGTATGATATACATAACTTGATTACCTTCTAACAATCAATATCAGATTTAAGTGATCGAACCTCGAAGTTTGTGTCATGATATAATACTACTAGTAGTgtcattatttctttttctttctttctttcatatttcgttctcttttttcttttatttctctcgAACGAGCGATGATAGAGCTAGAAAGATATGGACATTAAGGGGGAAAAAACAGATGTAAGACAACCGGGTACACGATTCTAATTCATGATTTATATAACTATTGTCCGAAAACTTATCGAGCGATTTCATCGAACTATCGAACATTCTCATATTTACTACGAATTCTATGTGAAACTGTGACGGATCTACGAGAGTCGATCAAGATTGCCGGTCATTTTTAATGCGGTAGTTGCGAATAAACACGCTTGTTTTTTTATAGTCGACGGAAAAAGAAAACGGTCGGATGCaacatttatacattttcttttttgcacGAAATGTTACTATACAGAGAACAACAACGATGAAACATGATACAAACAAGAACAAAagcgaaaaagaaaacgatataTTCAAATCTTGATAATAAGCGAAGGTGACTGATACGACGCGTTAATCAAAATCAAAGGCAAATGCATGTGAAgcaatgaaaaaaagaaaaaaaaaagtaaagttATACAGTTGCATGCTTaagcaaagaagaaaatgacaCATTGTACACAAAAACGAAAAAGACGCGGAAATgagataaaaaaagagaagcaGTTACAATAATTCGAACTCCAAGTGAagtgaaatttcataaaacacaaagtaaaaaaaaaaaaaaatgacaaaaggaaaatacaaaaaaaaaaaaagatggagGAGAAGAAAAGAGTCCCTCGTCGATGTTCGTTTAGTTTTAGTTGTAAAGGTAATTTTATGTATTAACTCGATCGACGCTCTAGTcagtaaaattaaataaacggAAGGAGATTAACGAACCTCGTTCATTTAGTAGCGTAGAGTATCTCTCGAAATCTTTGTATTTTTTGTTTCCAGTACGACGATTGTTCAAAcgattttgttttttttccttctctttttgttttaaataaaacgacGTAAAGGAAAAACGAGATTTCCAAGAAACTAATAAACATGTACGCGCATTCGTTCGAGGCATGTCTTTTCGATGGTATCAGAAACTACCATGGGACACATCCGCTACTTTCGTGGTGTTCGTGTTTCTCCATTTGCCTTTGACAACTTCCTCCGAGGCTATTTCGAGAATGAAAAAAAGTAAAACAAGCAAGGCGATACGaatgaaacaaaaagaaatcgaacaaaaaaaaaaaaaaaaaagaataagaagagaaaaaagatagGAGGAACGAAATGATTCAACAATGAAACTACCTCGTTAAGCGGTCAATGTATTTACAATTTACACGCGTACTGATTTCATTGCCAAAACCCTTTGCGCTCCATTTAATCATTTAACGAAAATacatttcttctttcgtttggAGCATTTTCTTTGTTCGACGAGAAATAACATCTAACACTTTGGATGCTGATGTTCACGATAGATTAGAAAATGTTGTACCAATGGTAGatttttactttaaataaaTCGCGGATAAATTTCATAGCGTAGCAGCACGCAAGGAATAATGGTAGATCGATTATAGTGGCATCGCGAAAGTTAATTTATTCCAAACTGTCTTTTTACACGCGAAAAGAAATTGGACTGCAAAGGGTTAACGCTGGCAAGAAGCTGTTCTTCGCTTTTAGAATGTCAACCGCATTATCCGATACAGCAGAAGTTTATAAGTTCACATTTTTCTCTCTTGTCATTGAATTCCGTTCGCGA
This region includes:
- the LOC126872124 gene encoding probable ubiquitin carboxyl-terminal hydrolase FAF-X isoform X3, whose translation is MTIATRGQGVGIDPPDSQQSTQMHSPSGPQQLADTMSGLQLTENVVQTECTNDTLASVEDSNQLHGEPDFPVAKLNMLHEKISSPRWVVPVLPEQELECLLQASIDLCKKGIDVQSEACQRFFREGLTISFTKILTDDAVSSWKMNIQNCINANCERLVDLCILKLDEDWFPLLDLLAMVFNPSNKFHTFNAARVSETVPPGSDIPDEQLYARPPPDSRSPRGWLVDLINRFGSLNGFEILLSRFQSGRNLTVPVIYALIRPFGLCYELLTVHTIVKYLMPIVEMVPVILNNLTDEELKKEAKNESKNDAISAIIKAAKCLVSRVPHQEEMIKNLGILRLKMILRLLQISSFNGKMNALNEVNKVIATVSFYQHRNAIVEEEEWLTAECMAKWIKENGVLEIVLRDSLHQPQYVEKLEKILRFIIKERALTLEDLDAVWAAQAGKHEAIVKNVHDLLAKLAWDFSPEQLDHLFECFQMSWKTANKKQGEKLLELIRRLAEDDKDGVMAHKVLTLFWNLAHSDEVPTEIMDQALNAHVKILDYSCSQERDAQKTIWLDKCVEELKNSDKWALPALKQIREICCLYEPNPNIACHGQRNHHYRQDVIERLQAEHSAVILVTNSLTNYMDKMRQLVKENPDIDGNTYMHDGRYNHIMQVQERLNFLRFLLKDGQLWLCADQAEQIWQCLAEQGVFVSDREACFKWFSKLMGDEPDLDPAINKDFFQNNILQLDPTLLTESGIKCYERFFKAVNSKEGKLKLKRRTFLMDDVDLIGTDYLWRVVTNSPEEIANRAIELLKEVNTNLGPRLQSSVLAFHVTYIGECMDRLKAHYDTVSVLSKVYLEGREEREQQMSNKIKIEAMKMCRVMKVLQEYINECDTTFPGERKILPLHRAVRGKHLSLIIRFANPGRNVDDIEIFTHSNDTLGSLRRQILRRIKANGSNVKLDLFLNGEPLESTDDRKLLSQTPLRDKMLLSAKLSQVNSNLPSSPDSSSDSSTSSPHHPYDGPDAEAENSLPGVVISQRSQYATFFFQLADLGCSLQHAQLRDGARNLLQLVPPDTLTVSRLQSLFGHCKEDDNLDNALCNEQNTTVDSLFFTASSSQVLYNLEVLYSLLMPVLDPMSERAFEFQCNFIKSGEAGVILEMLTKNKFLPNADETTKRAAYLTVLKLCKLLLTTVGNVMACVMDEVQQAGISENHDNHVHNNRGPVAVLKQALQSVPNQNTEYMLRSVATNLAQHLALRMLCGAAESDKCRQLFMQALSWELPDVATIRAIIRLAWAASTGNLNNINASAEMLHTLHEINEKETSNNPDNNDVLVCKEALEVLTIALVLNPTALESLSRDKMWHTFLIDLVLLSTSRVVRMAAAEQFFLISTWYSSGHQPLLFAITLLFTVLNTTVMEHAKQSHEYFQLLCRLLNFAHMSGCPLLTAETLLNIEIAWLKKVRDNVKETGESQVDEAVLEGHLGLTKELLAFLPPSKKFELGSDEKHGVNLIKELVEDFVFPASRLMLQLRSTGELSASQASPVCTTPQSTSAAFDLLVGLCVGCVPNMKLLVTMLTDMFYSERDEPLVEWDYLPPVGLRPLKGFVGLKNAGATCYMNSVLQQLYMVESIRVGLLAAEGAATDLNEDFSGEERIEGEQTIEANDNDTNEEKCGADESRKEYNIGILKQVQAIFGHLAYSKLQYYIPRGLWKHFKLQGEPVNLREQQDAVEFFMSLVESLDEALKALGHEQIMSKILGGSYSDQKICKGCPHRYSKEEPFSLISVDIRNHSNLLDSLEQYVKGELLEGADAYHCDKCNKKVVTVKRLCVKKLPPVLAIQLKRFEYDYERVCAIKFNDYFEFPRDLDMEPYTVSGLAKLEGEVIDCDYEESVKGTCTKYQLTGIVVHSGQASGGHYYSYILHRQNDGVAKWYKFDDGDVTECKMEEEEEMKSQCFGGDYLGEVFDHMLKRMSYRKQKRWWNAYMLFYTRLDVEENSLMKSVNELSLYTKLGVMKMPPAIEYSVRKQNIKFMHNRNQFSAEYFQFIKKLVSCNPHNINRQNMNEKLNPEQEELAMLSVQLASRFLFYTGFHTKKTLRGNATDWYDIVCHHLRSSKTVRSWFAHNVLFNHPHRFCEYLLSCPSTEVRTAFLKILVFLAHISLLDGPCVPPSLNAPTILLDPTATLSDHLLHAVLSLLHREISDHGRHLPHYFSLFHTYASLGLAEKAQLLKLNVPVTFMLVAIDEGPGPTIKYQYPELTKLHQVVSMLIRCCDVSSKAHSSLAQSGVAPLPNPYGDPACQNEYLMPIQPQAADILFVKNSYMKKLIEDADVNVTEDTVKLLQYCCWENPHVSRTVLSELLWQIGFSFAHEIKHHTDLLLAVLLMEDSWQTHRVHNALKDEREGLFEIIQRSKHHYQKRGYQCIKCMVQLFSKCRPAHQLLHHSSELKRKWIHATDWLHEELDKRPYASAAPYTHAYSNWSPPAQSNDSANGYVLERSNSAKKTLERACELCPDEEQEVEDASEDCTEETEKYQPQNRDILRSRRSLVWGCIGYPDVTVMQQMQEEQQSQPRPSPVHTPLWSQSPVILTPPAHQLHSPQNCESSQNTSQDP